The following are encoded in a window of Penaeus vannamei isolate JL-2024 chromosome 35, ASM4276789v1, whole genome shotgun sequence genomic DNA:
- the LOC113820821 gene encoding serine-rich adhesin for platelets-like (The sequence of the model RefSeq protein was modified relative to this genomic sequence to represent the inferred CDS: added 582 bases not found in genome assembly) has product MAAADEEGGQSDSKKDDPASHETSKQFSTIHQEIENQLVRQGASYENRVSAVLSGWEHLAGTVQGDVSEVQPLATFLYKWSLRLILQGEWPGLAQIVKTRLGVTLQRCSKVAILDPLCRTLIPLVSDPWGHPTLKAILSEAEVEDSEASKYISNESWEVVRVRVDTMVESRCEELAFRVLKICVRCIRLRSEGMEVPLYTDEDHNHFVDLYFVLLYKFQRKTFLDEVKALDVNEGVDLVRRLVAKKDKTKVWKHRLKIADLAIQIFLATTIVKKYGHTFWSVFNEWCGVQEAAAVADDILCQMIRKYLQLAECSQHIYTMGSILHNKFGNRLASLVTELLIRALTMDMNSLEALKLKCKDSSKDEHTRLEQQMAAGFMDLAEVFIKHENVARECILTAFSLHPTPDRLVMLSSLATEPPPTPAEDLCSSGQPVTPVPEGTQEGGTTQGSPALCLPPTPSSTTTVDTRDTPHSLGDMPMTQSSTPCPDPPSFQKSLRAQHDPDHMYDARSFTEIQSSESISVQNTLNGVDGHNCVSFNELEVNSASEVQVTTQETRDHMSSISNRCSFPPHESEDPPQDRQCVTHITIDTGQSLENNVFVPNSQESQIVISESDAQIKEISLLQTKDVVDGEEIGDNDGALGDSRTKEDVDSMDKFYRSTENFIEQLSQETPKKHTQDSNTASSSPKAFFNHYDVLTQAAQLLDADQLGLSKELCDDLAVVLSSPRWQVLSWMLPWRELSVICQGYLNDSDSAKNMTKELKYLNIDYSQFRNMPSAEINEYTGIEKGYEHFMEYESESEYSDIGNRPVHGRAGHSSTADSDTTDFEKSSKRGRRRPKKIVNRLSDSDSDYDLTDRMKDTRYVLSLSESEESDFDKGKTRILKMDPDMGTVIEGKRVTAVSNQDRSKRIRIDADTGKVKRDRNLLNTLRLFRHQKCGGEMSEEAKFEGAPSSPNRFAPRLSSLNLNPSVVLTERDKSIVDQQLQRSATTVVAGRSTGPMHTTPSSQPKGTWRYAGSLVAPANPTTTPRSSVPVSLPRSTSVQCYLRTKDGKVRVAPLQRALLSSTRQPNPGGNGNYLRMMNKPPSSGYEDSYAKFLLQQNPALRGKGSSVTITRKNMSLDASLDYLKKQGTTVTYKSQKGSTLSLANAQKNVLNRIMSPENAISAMSGQFNNDSLPVRAIAMPVSNNPPNLPPSDKNNPTNLSRVLPKGTTVVRKPKSDGAGPSGLNNGGPSSAGPRAVVTRPGTFSTVVPRPSVTVMGSTSRAGNSVMAVRTNASAIRTTYSRGVVGTSTMGLQETTNSSPAPTVIASSPSGTVTTATGGPAVTTSSMPAPLVSATVVGSVPNSSTSSLSSPLGTLGGSNGQQQQQLQQPWDTALSESACVSDAPMTSLVGGVDSTATVTQIICSTRGATTCTTTVASPPGDVPAASMLETLLRDRPVPPSPLHAPSTTATTTITSALPHTLTSVVGSSGVPMTLSGEGQVTTAVMGALANTGNSGSVVIASGSGSNSGVIVASGVVGGSTSSVVVGGGGVVSGSGVVGGSSSVGEGSGGAVQQVLVPGQLVQVHTSDGSTGLGIVHSASLDLRLPAGTRVIKSSSGPIRTTTSPQQQVTGVLNQTGGRQVNVLHNVKILQNVQNRQIVRTVVVPHTVALQGLGTHPAAHIKPQLLALSQGTNTSTGSVEATVVQPQGVPVRAKIPPSTIVQKMLGRSSLVIRTLRPQTSTTQPSGESSSFEEGLGAKLQQQQQQQQQESDKNAGSSTTGITVARIPQDEGLGERLSHYLKTALVSSTSTQSVGTQTLTTAVKPSAGQLVNQVALNHLRGGAAAATLSLPGGVQGISGQTSSNIPTSTAPQQQASLSSLPLTPTNAVSSETLEQLREFESVFEKVSNKSGKDASDGEASTENYSNATMSSEESMIAAQLLSMANDTPAVTTSSNYVYSVPTTVYGAGGTSLTEGTYITIPSTTQAGTLILVNHGGGGTGLVTVAGTGVQGQQPPTAPSPTLSSTSSHSSIASSPSSTSSKSKKQPPKQKVVPPATPPVVAKPKTPPPPKTSTPKQPTVAKTQVEENEEIRSRIHAILERYKQELVITPQQPAPRNRKNCPPPKSDGKSSSKKKSQVKKVEGTSVSSPAVSEGSVVGCPSPSPSPGPANDSSVGLPGNSSGVPTVQYTTQVVSGQGLTTQGPATTGSSIISEDKIKVESGQEVVAATTPQLLQGVVVSNVKVEGGATSLTQGLGGGRVVQLIRHRGKVTAITTRQPLNKVKGTGQSGPPPNVTIQGRFNMNDLMESHIATLLTGGSSPITQSPTVVNKIVQQQQAGGPQAVQQVVVQTSGGQQVLQQVAVQQLTSTPPKQKCSVVQQLGVTNSEELLGLTSARSIHVTLPTMPPSTIVSTPAATTASQITNSGSVTNTPPITIAHTITSNPVNSNTQTVAAVSTPSGTSGTGPSPLSVVPASPLTPQAITVTSPPTPQPVAASPHTPSPAAELPPTPSSFQMGEESNSSEHSGGDGLGGPLPPFFTLTKSFMVQHQPQQGQQQTQQNQQKNSQQEQQRVQEKDFSPGNALHQSNSQAPTTTQASTSPTTGSVPLNKLPQRAQLQQSQLPRKSTSVIRSGGTGARTMVVVSGVSSDRSGARGAVTSPLIVSGGGGDSGSAMSPMSGPSSLETSPATTHSRIRLASRPQDMRSSSIDSLKSDLSVEEVQIPPSPATLTKQLQSAYMTEAALSPSVSQSQHSGSSYSSPGNTHDLPFTEAQPTSDDSFHPTLTQPGYSSAPSAPNLSVTGVSLESDAGLGALASPSGDVYLHQSGAGLGLEGLEAGSLPLVAGMEGRTNSPALSDLVSAGPLLAWSPRSADSMMAQSPSLNDALTANIPLDVNHSEDSLCDSSTGFPGLFSMEGDGVSVSSSTSEDMSSATPASGVNTQQQPQIQLQQQTPHQQVLQEQDEVTIDLHPRESEQDHTISSTRSPTQLELPVANMTGVSAHTSQASGGDPANQDTQEAPWRFDNTVGAQNKPATNQPSVPTNGQHKVVKKEKSEDDAGPSEFHQERIKQTQQISHSKAREKKGKQPQVKEEIDDIKIVAEVAMIKKEKKSGSQSKSDGTMDLVSKNSTHQEGNNRKRSQRLATTPERRKSSFQNEVDGRSDEVPTKNGHDEDSSAVDIKSEDSSTGRSKRRISQRNAAASPNSVVQNPACRSRVKSMKSEGELKEDDDLTGTNVECKSEFREGCDEALMRTTRGAKRRSEGDILSDLKRGRGTRSGRRSDGDVLKIEDDMLNHLDEDCGLARGVRGRHVSGTSDTSSNYSTERAVTPGSHDSPNTGSGRRRRRLSQESSASSRDGSPPTVHSHDFSPGGVNTRRSSSRDHAKKKKCSCCVGGEQKKVGSGSGRRSSTRATRGSSSGNVQ; this is encoded by the exons GTCAGTTTTCAATGAGTGGTGTGGGGTACAAGAAGCAGCTGCAGTGGCTGATGACATTCTCTGTCAAATGATTCGGAAGTACCTACAGCTTGCTGAATGCTCTCAACATATCTATACTATGGGCTCCATTCTTCATAATAAG TTTGGAAATCGATTGGCTTCCTTAGTGACTGAGCTCCTTATCCGTGCACTCACCATGGATATGAACAGCTTAGAAGCTCTGAAGCTGAAGTGCAAGGACAGCAGCAAGGATGAACACACACGTTTGGAACAGCAAATGGCAGCTGGCTTTATGGACCTTGCTGAAGTGTTCATCAAGCATGAGAATGTAGCCCGAGAGTGTATTCTCACTGCATTTAGTCTCCACCCCACACCAGACCGTCTAGTCATGCTCAGCAGCTTAGCAACAGAGCCACCACCAACCCCAGCTGAAGACCTGTGTTCATCTGGACAGCCTGTGACTCCCGTTCCAGAGGGGACACAAGAAGGAGGAACAACACAAGGATCTCCAGCCTTGTGCCTCCCACCTACTCCTTCCAGCACCACCACTGTTGACACAAGGGACACACCACATAGCTTAGGTGACATGCCAATGACACAGTCCAGTACTCCCTGCCCTGACCCACCCTCCTTCCAAAAGTCACTAAGAGCCCAACACGACCCAGATCATATGTATGATGCTAGGTCATTTACAGAAATTCAGTCCAGTGAAAGTATCTCTGTCCAAAATACTCTTAATGGTGTTGATGGACATAATTGTGTAAGTTTTAATGAACTTGAAGTGAACAGTGCCAGTGAAGTACAAGTTACTACCCAAGAGACAAGGGACCATATGTCATCCATAAGTAACAGATGTTCTTTTCCTCCCCACGAGTCTGAAGATCCTCCACAGGATAGGCAGTGTGTGACGCACATAACGATAGACACTGGACAGTCCCTTGAAAATAATGTCTTTGTTCCAAATTCTCAAGAGTCACAAATTGTTATAAGCGAAAGTGATGCTCAAATAAAAGAGATTTCTTTGTTACAAACCAAAGATGTAGTTGATGGTGAGGAAATCGGTGACAATGACGGTGCTCTGGGTGACAGTAGAACCAAGGAAGATGTAGATTCCATGGATAAATTTTACAGGAGTACAGAAAATTTCATTGAACAATTGAGTCAAGAAACTCCTAAGAAACATACCCAAGATTCAAATACAGCAAGCAGCTCACCAAAGGCTTTTTTCAACCATTATGATGTTCTTACTCAGGCTGCCCAGCTTCTTGATGCTGATCAGTTGGGATTGTCAAAGGAACTGTGTGATGATTTGGCAGTGGTTTTAAGTAGCCCCAGATGGCAGGTCCTGTCATGGATGCTACCTTGGCGTGAACTCTCTGTTATTTGCCAGGGATATTTGAATGATTCTGATAGTGCGAAGAATATGACCAAAGAATTAAAGTATCTTAATATTGATTATAGTCAGTTTCGGAACATGCCTTCTGCAGAAATAAATGAGTACACAGGTATAGAAAAAGGATATGAACATTTTATGGAATATGAGTCAGAGAGTGAATATTCAGATATAGGTAATCGTCCTGTACATGGCAGAGCAGGCCATTCATCGACTGCAGACTCTGATACAACTGACTTTGAAAAGAGTAgtaagagagggcgaaggagaccCAAGAAAATAGTGAACAGGTTGTCTGATTCTGACTCTGATTACGATCTGACTGATAGGATGAAGGACACTCGTTATGTGTTATCACTGTCGGAGTCAGAGGAGTCTGACTTTGACaagggaaaaacaagaatatTGAAGATGGATCCAGACATGGGTACTGTCATTGAAGGCAAGAGAGTGACTGCTGTCAGTAATCAAGACAGGAGCAAGAGGATTCGTATAGATGCAGACACCGGAAAAGTGAAGAGAGACAGGAATCTATTAAATACTCTACGTCTTTTTCGACATCAGAAATGTGGAGGTGAAATGTCAGAGGAGGCAAAGTTTGAAGGAGCGCCAAGTTCTCCTAATCGGTTTGCTCCTCGTTTAAGTTCACTCAACCTCAATCCAAGTGTAGTGCTCACTGAACGTGATAAGTCCATAGTGGATCAACAGCTGCAAAGGTCTGCAACAACAGTTGTAGCAGGCAGGAGTACAGGACCAATGCATACAACTCCATCTAGTCAGCCAAAAGGCACCTGGAGATATGCAGGATCTCTGGTGGCTCCTGCCAATCCCACAACTACACCACGTTCATCAGTGCCAGTCTCTCTTCCCCGCTCTACTTCTGTTCAGTGTTACCTTCGCACCAAAGATGGTAAAGTACGAGTAGCCCCACTTCAGAGAGCCTTGCTTAGTAGTACTCGTCAGCCAAACCCAGGAGGAAATGGCAATTATCTGAGAATGATGAACAAACCACCATCATCGGGTTATGAAGATTCATATGCCAAGTTCTTACTTCAACAGAATCCAGCACTTAGGGGCAAGGGTTCGAGTGTAACTATTACCAGAAAAAACATGTCACTTGATGCTAGTCTTGATTATCTCAAGAAACAAGGTACAACTGTTACCTATAAGTCACAAAAAGGGAGTACGTTATCTCTTGCAAATGCTCAGAAAAATGTTTTGAATAGAATAATGTCTCCAGAAAATGCCATATCTGCCATGAGTGGACAATTCAATAATGACAGCTTACCAGTGCGTGCAATAGCTATGCCGGTAAGCAATAATCCTCCAAATCTTCCCCCTTCAGACAAAAATAACCCAACAAACTTGAGTCGGGTCTTGCCTAAGGGTACAACAGTGGTAAGAAAACCCAAATCTGATGGTGCAGGACCAAGTGGGCTTAATAATGGTGGGCCTAGTAGTGCAGGACCACGTGCTGTAGTCACACGCCCTGGAACATTCTCAACGGTCGTTCCCAGACCCTCGGTAACTGTAATGGGTAGCACTAGTCGTGCTGGTAATTCAGTGATGGCAGTGCGAACTAATGCATCTGCCATCCGCACAACATATTCACGTGGAGTAGTTGGAACAAGCACCATGGGATTACAAGAAACAACAAATAGCAGTCCAGCACCAACTGTAATAGCTAGTTCTCCTTCAGGAACAGTGACAACAGCCACAGGTGGGCCAGCAGTAACTACATCTTCAATGCCGGCCCCTTTAGTCTCAGCCACGGTGGTAGGGAGTGTCCCCAACTCCAGTACCAGCAGTCTTAGTTCCCCCTTGGGGACACTAGGTGGGAGTAATggccagcagcagcaacagctgcAGCAACCCTGGGATACTGCTCTGAGTGAATCCGCTTGTGTTAGTGATGCACCAATGACCAGCTTGGTTGGTGGTGTTGACAGCACAGCCACAGTCACTCAGATCATCTGCAGCACTCGGGGggccaccacctgcaccaccaccgtGGCTAGTCCTCCGGGGGACGTACCTGCAGCTAGCATGTTAGAAACATTACTAAGGGACCGTCCTGTTCCACCCAGCCCTCTGCATGCGCCATCtaccacagccaccaccaccattacctcaGCTCTACCCCACACTCTCACATCAGTTGTGGGTAGTAGTGGGGTTCCTATGACTCTGTCAGGTGAGGGACAAGTAACTACAGCAGTCATGGGTGCATTAGCCAATACTGGTAATAGTGGGAGTGTAGTTATTGCCAGTGGATCTGGTAGCAATAGTGGTGTTATTGTGGctagtggtgttgttggtggatCTACAAGCAGTGtagtggtaggtggtggtggtgtggtgagtgGTAGTGGTGTTGTAGGAGGAAGTAGCAGTGTTGGTGAAGGAAGTGGTGGAGCTGTGCAACAGGTGTTAGTTCCAGGTCAGCTTGTACAGGTGCACACAAGTGATGGATCAACAGGCCTTGGAATAGTGCATTCAGCATCTCTTGATTTGAGACTCCCAGCAGGAACACGAGTGATAAAATCAAGCAGTGGCCCTATAAGAACTACAACAAGTCCTCAGCAGCAAGTTACAGGAGTACTTAATCAAACTGGAGGAAGACAAGTAAATGTGTTGCACAATGTAAAAATATTGCAGAATGTTCAgaacagacagatagtcagaacTGTAGTGGTGCCCCACACAGTGGCACTTCAGGGTTTGGGCACTCATCCTGCAGCACATATTAAGCCACAACTGCTAGCTCTAAGCCAGGGAACAAACACATCTACAGGTAGCGTAGAAGCTACTGTTGTGCAACCCCAAGGTGTACCTGTTAGAGCGAAGATCCCTCCTTCCACAATTGTTCAAAAAATGTTGGGTCGCAGCAGTCTTGTCATTCGTACCCTAAGACCACAGACTTCTACCACACAGCCTTCTGGAGAAAGTTCATCATTTGAAGAAGGGTTAGGAGCCAAattgcagcaacaacaacaacaacaacaacaggaatcaGACAAAAATGCTGGAAGTTCCACCACAGGCATAACTGTTGCTCGTATACCTCAAGATGAAGGCCTTGGTGAGAGGTTGAGTCATTACTTGAAAACAGCCCTAGTAAGTTCTACCAGTACTCAGAGTGTGGGCACACAGACATTGACCACAGCAGTTAAACCATCAGCTGGTCAGTTAGTGAATCAAGTGGCTTTAAATCACCTTAGAGGTGGTGCAGCAGCTGCTACTCTATCATTACCAGGTGGGGTCCAAGGCATTAGTGGACAAACTAGTAGCAACATCCCAACAAGTACAGCACCCCAGCAGCAGGCTAGTCTGTCTTCTCTGCCACTTACACCAACAAATGCTGTCAGTTCAGAGACTTTAGAACAACTAAGAGAATTTGAATCTGTGTTTGAGAAAGTATCCAATAAGTCGGGCAAAGATGCTAGTGATGGTGAAGCAAGTACAGAGAACTACTCAAATGCTACCATGTCATCTGAAGAATCAATGATTGCAGCTCAGCTTTTGAGTATGGCTAATGACACTCCTGCTGTGACAACCTCCTCAAATTATGTATATTCAGTGCCCACCACTGTTTATGGTGCTGGAGGAACTAGCCTAACAGAAGGAACATACATAACAATCCCAAGTACCACACAGGCAGGAACCCTGATATTAGTTAATCATGGTGGTGGGGGAACAGGCCTTGTCACAGTGGCAGGCACAGGGGTTCAGGGTCAACAACCTCCTACTGCCCCATCACCTACATTGTCCTCtacttcttctcactcttctatagcatcatcaccatcttctacTTCTAGCAAAAGTAAGAAGCAGCCTCCAAAACAAAAGGTAGTCCCTCCAGCCACCCCTCCAGTTGTGGCAAAGCCCAAGACACCACCTCCGCCAAAGACATCCACACCAAAGCAGCCAACTGTAGCCAAGACACAGgttgaagagaatgaagaaataagATCTCGCATTCATGCCATTCTTGAGCGCTATAAGCAAGAGCTTGTAATAACACCACAGCAGCCAGCTCCTCGTAATAGAAAAAATTGCCCACCTCCAAAGAGTGATGGGAAGTCTTCAAGTAAGAAGAAGAGTCAGGTGAAGAAAGTTGAAGGCACTTCAGTGAGTAGTCCAGCAGTGTCAGAAGGTTCTGTTGTTGGATGTCCATCTCCAAGCCCATCACCAGGGCCAGCTAATGATAGCTCAGTTGGACTCCCAGGAAATTCTTCAGGGGTTCCAACAGTTCAGTATACTACACAGGTAGTGTCAGGTCAGGGTTTAACTACCCAAGGCCCAGCTACCACAGGGAGTTCTATCATCTCTGAAGACAAGATAAAAGTGGAAAGTGGGCAAGAAGTAGTCGCAGCCACCACTCCTCAGTTGCTGCAAGGTGTTGTAGTATCAAATGTGAAAGTGGAAGGTGGGGCAACAAGCCTTACCCAAGGATTAGGAGGTGGCAGGGTTGTACAACTTATTCGTCATCGTGGAAAAGTCACTGCCATTACAACCCGTCAGCCTTTGAACAAAGTGAAAGGTACAGGACAGTCTGGTCCTCCCCCCAATGTAACCATTCAAGGACGCTTTAATATGAATGACCTGATGGAAAGTCACATTGCCACTTTATTGACAGGTGGGTCCTCTCCAATAACACAAAGTCCAACAGTTGTAAATAAAATAGTTCAGCAGCAACAGGCAGGTGGGCCGCAAGCAGTCCAACAAGTGGTAGTCCAGACATCTGGAGGGCAGCAAGTTTTACAGCAGGTTGCTGTTCAACAGCTTACTTCAACCCCACCAAAACAAAAGTGCAGTGTTGTGCAGCAGCTTGGAGTAACCAATAGTGAAGAATTACTTGGATTAACATCAGCACGATCGATACATGTAACTCTTCCAACCATGCCCCCTTCTACCATTGTAAGCACACCAGCAGCTACTACTGCATCCCAAATAACAAACTCTGGTTCAGTTACCAATACCCCACCTATCACAATTGCCCACACAATAACAAGTAATCCTGTGAACAGCAATACACAGACAGTTGCTGCAGTATCCACACCAAGTGGTACATCGGGTACAGGTCCATCTCCATTGTCAGTAGTTCCAGCATCACCTCTGACTCCTCAGGCCATCACTGTCACATCCCCACCCACACCACAGCCTGTTGCAGCTTCACCTCACACACCATCTCCTGCTGCTGAACTACCTCCCACCCCATCATCATTTCAAATGGGAGAGGAAAGCAATAGCAGTGAACACAGTGGAGGAGACGGGTTAGGTGGACCATTGCCTCCATTTTTCACATTAACCAAGTCATTCATGGTGCAGCACCAACCTCAACAAGGACAACAGCAAACACAACAGAATCAGCAGAAAAATTCTCAGCAAGAGCAGCAAAGGGTCCAAGAGAAGGATTTCTCTCCAGGAAATGCCTTGCACCAGTCCAATTCCCAGGCACCCACCACTACACAAGCATCTACATCACCAACAACTGGTTCAGTACCTTTAAACAAACTTCCTCAGCGTGCACAGCTTCAGCAGTCACAGCTGCCTCGGAAATCTACGTCTGTAATCCGATCTGGAGGTACTGGAGCAAGaacaatggtggtggtgagtggtgttaGCAGTGATAGGTCAGGTGCACGAGGTGCAGTGACATCTCCACTAATAGTCAGCGGTGGTGGGGGAGACAGTGGATCAGCCATGTCACCCATGTCTGGTCCCTCCAGCTTGGAGACATCCCCTGCAACTACACACTCACGGATACGTCTAGCATCTCGACCACAAGACATGAGAAGCAGTTCAATTGACTCCTTGAAAAGTGATCTCA GTGTGGAGGAGGTACAGATTCCTCCTAGTCCAGCAACACTTACTAAGCAGCTACAGAGTGCTTACATGACAGAGgcagctctctctccttctgtctctcaatCCCAACACTCGggttcttcttactcctctccaGGCAACACTCACGACTTGCCATTCACTGAAGCCCAGCCCACCTCCGATGATAGCTTTCATCCCACTCTGACCCAGCCTGGATATTCGTCAGCTCCTTCTGCTCCCAATCTGTCTGTAACGGGAGTGTCTTTGGAGAGTGACGCAGGTCTAGGGGCGCTAGCATCTCCATCTGGTGATGTTTATCTGCATCAGTCGGGAGCTGGATTAGGATTAGAAGGGTTAGAAGCGGGATCATTGCCGCTTGTAGCTGGTATGGAGGGTCGGACTAATTCACCGGCTCTTAGTGATTTAGTGTCTGCAGGTCCGCTACTTGCGTGGTCTCCAAGATCAGCAGATTCAATGATGGCacagtctccctctctcaatgATGCTCTGACTGCTAACATTCCCCTTGATGTAAATCATAGTGAAGATTCTCTGTGTGATTCGTCTACTGGTTTCCCTGGACTATTTTCTATGGAAGGAGATGGTGTTAGTGTTTCGTCTAGTACAAGTGAAGACATGTCAAGTGCTACCCCAGCTAGTGGTGTGAATACACAACAGCAGCCACAGATTCAGTTACAGCAACAGACACCACATCAGCAAGTTTTGCAAGAGCAGGATGAAGTAACAATAGATCTTCATCCAAGGGAAAGTGAGCAGGATCACACCATTAGCTCAACTAGGTCACCAACTCAACTAGAACTACCCGTAGCTAATATGACTGGTGTATCAGCTCATACCAGTCAGGCTAGTGGTGGAGATCCAGCTAATCAAGACACACAGGAGGCCCCTTGGAGGTTTGACAACACAGTTGGAGCACAGAACAAACCAGCCACAAATCAGCCTTCAGTGCCTACAAATGGGCAGCACAAGGtcgtgaaaaaagaaaagtcCGAAGATGATGCTGGCCCTTCAGAGTTTCAccaagagagaataaaacaaaccCAGCAAATTTCCCATTCCAAAGCtcgggagaaaaaggggaaacagccacaggtgaaggaggaaatagatgacATTAAGATCGTTGCAGAGGTTGCTatgattaaaaaggaaaagaagtctGGGTCACAGAGTAAGTCAGATGGAACTATGGATCTAGTCAGTAAGAATTCTACTCACCAGGAAGGAAATAATAGGAAGAGGAGTCAGAGATTAGCTACAACtccagaaaggagaaagagcagtTTTCAAAATGAAGTTGATGGAAGGAGTGATGAAGTTCCAACAAAGAATGGACATGATGAAGACTCTAGTGCTGTGGACATAAAGTCAGAAGATAGCAGCACAGGAAGAAGCAAACGAAGAATATCTCAAAGAAATGCAGCTGCATCTCCCAACTCAGTGGTACAAAATCCAGCTTGTAGGAGCCGTGTGAAATCAATGAAGTCTGAAGGTGAACtgaaggaagatgatgatttGACTGGAACAAATGTAGAGTGCAAATCAGAGTTTAGAGAAGGTTGTGATGAAGCTTTGATGAGGACAACAAGAGGTGCaaaaagaagaagtgaaggagataTTCTTAGTGATTTGAAGCGAGGGCGTGGTACACGCTCTGGGCGGCGCAGTGACGGAGATGTTCTCAAAATAGAAGATGATATGTTGAACCATTTGGATGAAGATTGTGGCTTAGCACGGGGAGTTAGAGGGCGACATGTCAGTGGTACTTCAGATACAAGTAGTAATTACAGTACTGAGCGCGCTGTTACTCCAGGGTCACATGATTCACCAAACACAGGTAGTGGAAGAAGACGGAGACGTCTGAGCCAGGAGAGCAGTGCTAGCAGTCGTGATGGGAGCCCTCCCACTGTACACTCCCATGACTTTTCTCCAGGTGGAGTGAACACCAGACGCTCCTCATCCCGTGACCatgctaaaaagaaaaaatgctctTGTTGTGTTGGGGGGGAACAGAAAAAAGTAGGCTCTGGGAGTGGAAGACGTTCATCTACCAGAGCCACCAGAGGTTCAAGCAGTGGCAATGTGCAGTAA